The following are encoded in a window of Paenibacillus polymyxa genomic DNA:
- the nifK gene encoding nitrogenase molybdenum-iron protein subunit beta, with product MSERLNIVDHNQLFRQDKYVRQREEKRAFEAPCSPEEVTATLEYTKTKEYKDKNFARTAVVVNPAKACQPLGAVMAALGFEKTLPFIHGSQGCTAYFRSHLARHFKEPVPAVSTSMTEDAAVFGGMRNLIDGIENCIALYQPEMIAVCTTCMAEVIGDDLSAFLANARQEGALPEDMPVPFANTPSFSGSHITGYDAMLRSVLETLYNKSGRTPQPGHELKLNVLLGFDGYTGNFAEMRRMLGMFGATYTILGDHSSNFDSGATGEYSYYYGGTPLEDVPKAADAAGTLAIQQYSLRKTLGYMKQTWGQQVFSISTPLGIRATDRLLEEISRLSGREIPEALKQERARIVDAMMDSHAYLHGKRVAMAGDPDMLIGLIGFCLELGMEPVHIVCSNGDRKFEKEAELLLKSSPYGAEATVHSGQDLWHMRSLLFQDPVDLAIGSSHLKFAAKEAKIPLLRVGFPIFDRHHLHRYPIIGYQGALNLLTQFVNTVLDVMEEQAPDHSFDLVR from the coding sequence ATGAGCGAGCGTCTGAACATTGTCGATCACAATCAGTTGTTTCGGCAGGATAAATATGTACGCCAGCGTGAGGAGAAACGGGCTTTTGAGGCCCCTTGCTCGCCAGAGGAGGTTACTGCCACCCTGGAGTATACCAAGACCAAGGAATACAAGGACAAGAATTTCGCTCGTACAGCCGTAGTTGTGAACCCGGCCAAGGCTTGTCAGCCGCTGGGAGCGGTCATGGCTGCGCTGGGCTTCGAAAAAACGCTCCCGTTCATTCATGGCTCACAGGGCTGTACAGCTTATTTCCGCAGCCATCTTGCCCGCCACTTCAAAGAGCCTGTTCCTGCCGTCTCCACCTCGATGACCGAGGATGCCGCCGTATTCGGCGGCATGCGCAACCTCATTGACGGTATAGAGAACTGCATTGCCTTGTATCAGCCGGAGATGATTGCGGTATGCACGACCTGTATGGCAGAGGTGATCGGGGATGATCTGTCTGCCTTCCTGGCCAATGCCCGTCAGGAGGGAGCCCTTCCTGAGGATATGCCGGTTCCTTTTGCCAATACCCCCAGCTTCTCCGGTTCACATATTACAGGCTATGACGCCATGCTGCGCTCTGTGCTGGAGACGTTGTATAACAAGTCAGGCCGGACGCCGCAGCCTGGTCATGAATTGAAGCTGAATGTACTGCTCGGGTTTGACGGGTATACAGGCAATTTTGCGGAAATGCGGCGCATGCTGGGGATGTTCGGCGCTACGTATACCATTCTGGGTGACCACAGCAGTAATTTTGATTCAGGGGCTACTGGAGAGTACAGCTACTATTACGGGGGAACGCCGCTTGAGGATGTGCCCAAGGCCGCAGATGCTGCAGGCACGTTGGCGATCCAGCAGTACTCTCTTCGTAAAACATTAGGTTATATGAAGCAAACCTGGGGGCAGCAGGTGTTCTCCATCTCCACACCGCTGGGCATCCGGGCTACAGATCGGTTGCTTGAGGAGATTAGCCGCCTGTCTGGAAGAGAAATTCCCGAGGCATTGAAGCAGGAGCGCGCCCGAATTGTGGATGCTATGATGGATTCGCATGCTTATCTGCACGGCAAACGAGTGGCTATGGCGGGAGACCCGGATATGCTCATCGGCCTGATTGGCTTTTGTCTGGAGCTGGGCATGGAGCCGGTGCATATTGTGTGCTCCAATGGGGACCGGAAATTTGAGAAGGAAGCAGAGCTTCTGCTGAAGTCCAGCCCTTACGGTGCAGAAGCCACGGTTCATTCCGGTCAGGATTTGTGGCATATGCGTTCGCTGCTGTTCCAGGACCCAGTAGACCTGGCTATTGGTAGCTCCCACCTGAAGTTCGCGGCGAAAGAAGCGAAAATTCCATTGCTCCGTGTGGGCTTTCCGATCTTCGACAGGCATCATCTGCATCGTTATCCGATTATCGGCTACCAGGGTGCGCTGAATCTGCTTACCCAATTCGTGAATACCGTACTGGATGTCATGGAGGAGCAGGCTCCGGATCATAGCTTTGATCTAGTGCGCTAA
- the nifE gene encoding nitrogenase iron-molybdenum cofactor biosynthesis protein NifE, giving the protein MEPAVSNGRLEVSCGKKIPKSTPCPRPVPGEASGGCSFDGAQITLIPIADAAHLVHGPIACLGNSWESRGSLSSGPELSAYGFTTDLGEQDIIFGSEQKLHESIRYIVSRFAPPAVFVYTTCVTALTGEDIEGVCKAESEQLGTPIIPVNSPGFVGSKNLGTRLAGDVLFQHIIGSTEPEQTTSHDINLIGEYNIAGEMWHIERLMQQAGMSILSRITGDGRFREVGWAHRAKANMVVCSRALLGLAVQMERKYGIPYFEGSFYGAKETSYSLRQMAYLTGDRDVERRVDKLAAREEMRLSLELEPYRKQLKGKRAVLYTGGVKSWSVITALQELGIKVVGVGTNKSTAEDVSRIADRIGDDAEYIPEGGARQILKTVRSRKADMVIAGGRNMYMALKEQIPFVDINQERHKAYAGYDGLLSLAKQLVHTLQHPVWELTAKLAPWEEETEFAD; this is encoded by the coding sequence ATGGAGCCGGCTGTGTCTAACGGAAGGCTGGAGGTATCCTGCGGCAAAAAAATTCCCAAAAGCACGCCCTGTCCCCGGCCTGTGCCGGGGGAGGCTTCGGGTGGCTGCTCCTTTGACGGGGCTCAGATTACACTGATCCCTATTGCAGATGCGGCTCATCTGGTGCACGGGCCGATTGCGTGTCTCGGCAATAGCTGGGAGAGCAGAGGCAGCCTGTCCAGCGGCCCGGAGCTGTCGGCGTATGGCTTCACTACTGATCTTGGAGAACAGGACATCATTTTTGGTAGTGAACAAAAGCTGCATGAATCGATCCGCTACATTGTCAGCCGCTTTGCTCCTCCCGCTGTATTCGTCTATACCACATGCGTCACAGCCCTCACCGGTGAAGATATCGAGGGAGTTTGCAAGGCTGAATCGGAGCAGCTGGGAACGCCGATCATTCCGGTGAACAGCCCGGGATTTGTGGGCAGCAAGAATCTCGGGACCCGGCTGGCCGGAGATGTGCTGTTCCAGCATATTATCGGCAGCACCGAGCCGGAACAGACAACCTCCCATGATATCAATCTCATTGGGGAATACAATATTGCGGGTGAGATGTGGCATATCGAGCGGCTGATGCAGCAGGCGGGAATGAGTATCCTGTCCCGAATTACCGGAGACGGTCGGTTCCGTGAGGTGGGATGGGCGCATCGTGCCAAGGCCAATATGGTCGTATGCAGCCGGGCTTTGCTGGGTCTGGCAGTCCAAATGGAGCGTAAATACGGCATTCCTTATTTTGAAGGTTCATTTTATGGAGCAAAGGAGACGAGTTATTCCTTGCGACAGATGGCTTACCTGACGGGAGATCGTGATGTAGAGCGACGGGTGGATAAGCTGGCCGCACGGGAGGAAATGAGGCTATCGCTGGAGCTGGAGCCCTACCGCAAGCAACTGAAAGGAAAGCGGGCAGTGCTCTATACCGGGGGTGTAAAGAGCTGGTCTGTCATTACGGCTTTGCAGGAGCTGGGCATTAAGGTGGTTGGTGTAGGCACGAACAAAAGCACTGCCGAGGATGTATCCCGGATTGCTGACCGTATCGGAGATGATGCGGAATACATCCCGGAAGGCGGCGCCCGGCAGATTCTCAAGACCGTACGGAGCCGCAAGGCAGACATGGTCATTGCCGGGGGCCGGAACATGTATATGGCGCTGAAGGAACAAATTCCTTTTGTGGACATCAATCAAGAACGGCACAAAGCCTATGCGGGCTATGATGGGCTGTTATCTCTGGCGAAACAGCTTGTGCATACGCTACAGCATCCGGTATGGGAACTGACCGCCAAATTGGCTCCATGGGAGGAGGAGACGGAATTTGCCGATTAA
- the nifN gene encoding nitrogenase iron-molybdenum cofactor biosynthesis protein NifN has product MPIKSATKPVSVNPLKVGQPLGGVLALQGMYRSMPLLHGAQGCSAFSKALLTRHFREPIAVQTSALQEMDVIFDADRNLEEALDHIWSKHHPDVIGVISTALTEVAGVDFQSRVKAFKRERALKDSLLFSISLPDFHGSLETGYSSTVESLMDAVLGLAGGKSPKKQRRTQVNLLPASYLTAGDVMEIKDIIASFGLEVITLPDISTSLSGHLLTGFSPLTRGGTPLDSACQMLESSCTIAIGASMERPARRLTHAAGIPYHLFTGLSGLAASDAFIHFLQKISREPAPVRFRWQRENLLDSMLDAHFYYSGASAVVALEPDHMLSTAAWLEEMGVELKRLITPCSTPALQKTEREVWIGDLDDAEESAQGVDLWISNSHGRKGAPRAGASFVPAGLPVYDELGAHTSVSVGYRGTMEWVNKVGNVLLTERGKGG; this is encoded by the coding sequence TTGCCGATTAAATCCGCCACGAAGCCTGTCAGTGTCAACCCGCTCAAGGTAGGACAGCCTTTGGGCGGCGTGCTGGCTCTGCAGGGGATGTATCGCTCAATGCCTTTGCTGCACGGCGCTCAGGGCTGCTCGGCCTTCTCCAAGGCGCTGCTGACTCGCCATTTTCGAGAGCCGATTGCCGTTCAGACCTCTGCGCTGCAAGAGATGGACGTTATATTTGATGCAGACCGGAATCTGGAGGAGGCGCTGGATCATATCTGGTCCAAACACCATCCAGATGTCATCGGCGTGATCAGCACGGCCCTCACCGAGGTGGCAGGCGTTGATTTTCAGTCTAGGGTAAAGGCGTTCAAGCGAGAACGGGCATTGAAGGACAGTCTGCTGTTTTCTATATCGCTGCCTGATTTTCACGGCTCTTTGGAGACGGGCTACAGCAGTACAGTGGAGTCGCTAATGGATGCTGTACTCGGGTTAGCCGGAGGCAAGTCCCCCAAAAAACAGCGCCGGACGCAGGTCAATCTGCTGCCGGCTTCTTATCTGACTGCCGGAGATGTCATGGAAATCAAGGATATTATCGCTTCCTTCGGCCTGGAGGTTATTACACTCCCCGATATCTCCACTTCCTTGTCCGGTCATCTGCTGACAGGTTTTTCCCCTTTGACGAGAGGGGGGACTCCGCTGGATTCAGCCTGCCAGATGCTGGAGTCTTCCTGCACCATTGCCATTGGCGCGAGCATGGAGCGTCCGGCGCGCAGGCTGACTCATGCCGCAGGCATTCCCTACCACTTGTTCACGGGTCTGTCTGGCTTGGCCGCGAGCGATGCGTTCATACATTTTCTGCAGAAAATCAGCCGCGAGCCAGCCCCTGTTCGCTTCCGCTGGCAGCGTGAAAATCTGTTGGACAGCATGCTGGATGCCCATTTCTATTATTCCGGCGCTTCCGCTGTAGTGGCGCTAGAACCGGATCATATGCTGTCGACCGCAGCCTGGCTAGAGGAGATGGGAGTGGAACTGAAACGGCTAATTACACCCTGCAGCACGCCCGCACTGCAAAAGACAGAACGGGAAGTATGGATCGGTGATCTGGATGATGCAGAGGAGAGCGCGCAGGGCGTTGATTTGTGGATCAGCAATTCGCATGGAAGAAAGGGAGCGCCACGGGCTGGCGCCTCATTCGTGCCGGCAGGCTTGCCGGTATATGACGAGCTGGGCGCCCACACATCCGTAAGCGTCGGATACCGTGGAACCATGGAGTGGGTGAACAAAGTAGGCAATGTATTGCTTACCGAGAGGGGGAAGGGAGGATGA
- a CDS encoding NifB/NifX family molybdenum-iron cluster-binding protein has protein sequence MKVAFATEDGVLVNAHFGQSPMFTVFEIRHSGVQFLEHRRIALGSDENEAGKIASRIGLIEDCALIFLVQIGASAAAQVTKRTIMPVKVAFGSTIEEQVQRLQNMLARNPPMWLAKILHAEEGSGKAES, from the coding sequence ATGAAGGTTGCATTTGCGACGGAAGACGGTGTGCTTGTGAATGCTCATTTTGGACAGAGTCCCATGTTCACTGTATTCGAAATCCGGCACTCAGGCGTCCAGTTCCTGGAGCATCGGCGGATAGCCCTGGGGAGCGATGAGAACGAGGCGGGCAAGATCGCCAGCCGAATTGGCCTGATCGAGGATTGTGCCTTGATCTTTCTGGTACAGATCGGCGCTTCGGCCGCCGCACAGGTTACCAAACGGACCATTATGCCTGTGAAGGTGGCCTTCGGCAGCACCATTGAGGAGCAGGTCCAGCGTCTCCAGAATATGCTGGCTCGCAATCCGCCCATGTGGCTTGCCAAAATCCTGCACGCTGAGGAGGGCAGCGGCAAAGCCGAATCATGA
- a CDS encoding HesA/MoeB/ThiF family protein: MVQLLEDGRYGRQLKLLGVGGQNRLKQATVMVAGIGGLGGTAAMYLAAAGVGKLILAHEGVIHLPDMNRQVLMDSRRIGEERMETALQHLQRINPETELEGHAHRITEESSGPWVEAADIVIDARYDFPERYALNRLCVRHGRPMIEAAMYAYEVSLMTIDPGRTACLECLYPEGGQPWEPLGFPVLGATSGLIGCMAALEAVKWITDAGNLFTDRMYRMNVLDMSSCTIAVKRNPRCPCCGTGGDIDESVAYL; the protein is encoded by the coding sequence ATGGTACAGCTGCTGGAAGACGGTAGATACGGACGCCAGTTGAAGCTGCTGGGAGTGGGAGGTCAGAACAGGCTAAAGCAAGCTACTGTTATGGTCGCAGGCATCGGAGGATTGGGAGGGACAGCGGCCATGTACCTGGCCGCTGCTGGAGTGGGGAAGCTGATATTGGCCCATGAGGGCGTAATCCATCTGCCCGATATGAACCGTCAGGTGCTGATGGACAGCAGACGAATCGGGGAGGAACGGATGGAGACGGCATTGCAGCATTTACAGCGTATCAATCCGGAGACCGAGCTTGAGGGCCACGCCCACAGAATCACGGAAGAATCCTCTGGACCATGGGTAGAAGCGGCGGATATCGTGATTGATGCACGGTATGACTTTCCGGAAAGATATGCGCTGAACAGACTATGTGTTCGACATGGCAGACCGATGATAGAAGCGGCCATGTACGCCTATGAAGTATCATTGATGACCATTGATCCCGGTAGGACGGCATGCCTGGAATGTCTCTACCCGGAAGGCGGACAGCCTTGGGAGCCTCTGGGATTCCCGGTTCTGGGAGCTACATCGGGTTTGATTGGCTGTATGGCTGCACTGGAAGCGGTCAAATGGATTACAGATGCGGGCAATTTGTTCACTGACCGTATGTACCGTATGAATGTGCTGGATATGAGCAGCTGCACCATAGCGGTCAAACGCAACCCGCGTTGTCCTTGCTGCGGAACGGGAGGGGATATAGATGAGTCAGTTGCATATTTGTGA